In one Henriciella litoralis genomic region, the following are encoded:
- the mrdA gene encoding penicillin-binding protein 2 — MSQLDFETRLNRRTIVAGAAGGLMFSGLIARLVQLQLFEGERYKEIANENGVKLDLAPPMRGAITDRFGVPLASHRQAGRISIIREQARDMDATLAELAKHIDLPPQQRERVKQQARQQASFQSTIVKSELTYEEFARMSLLAADIPGVRADMAATRSYPRGRDFAHVLGYVAKASGDDLARLTENVSPEEGALLSRLFKHPDMRTGRSGIERSAERWLRGEPGFRRLETNAAGRVIRELESEDLSPTPGKDIGLTVDAELQRAAIDRFGDESGAAVVLDIESGEILAFVSTPAFDPNDFVNGISYADYNALRENDRSPLYHKAYDGTYPPGSTFKMVVATAALEAGIDPNQRIHCNRYYRFGNRTWHCWKPGGHGSVDMHWAIKGSCDVYFYDIARRVGVEKIAEVSRKFGFGQVWDLGLTGGRGGTVPDDAWKRRALGEPWYEGETLNYGIGQGYLSTSPLQLALMTARIAGRGRIIEPYIIGQGPRPDKPIPYEAKLDEEMMDRMMAGMYGVTSEAGGTAWRSGDLGLGGPRMAGKSGTAQVRRISEAERRSGILKGEEIARKLRDHALFVAYAPADNPKYAVAVVVEHGESGSGAAAPFARDILATAIRRDSRRAAKWQQTASVPTATTSGGGTP, encoded by the coding sequence ATGTCACAACTTGATTTTGAAACACGCCTGAACCGCCGCACAATCGTCGCGGGCGCAGCGGGCGGACTCATGTTCTCCGGCCTTATTGCGCGCCTCGTTCAGCTGCAGCTCTTCGAAGGCGAGCGCTACAAGGAAATCGCGAACGAGAACGGCGTGAAGCTTGATCTCGCGCCGCCGATGCGCGGGGCCATCACCGACCGTTTTGGTGTGCCGCTCGCCTCGCATCGTCAGGCGGGACGCATTTCGATCATCCGCGAGCAAGCCCGCGACATGGACGCGACGCTCGCCGAGCTTGCCAAACATATCGACCTGCCACCCCAGCAGCGTGAGCGTGTGAAACAACAGGCGCGCCAGCAGGCTTCGTTCCAGTCGACGATTGTAAAGAGCGAGCTCACCTATGAAGAGTTTGCGCGCATGTCTTTGCTCGCCGCGGACATTCCGGGCGTGCGCGCCGACATGGCCGCCACACGCTCCTATCCGCGCGGCCGCGACTTTGCGCACGTGCTTGGCTATGTCGCCAAGGCCAGCGGCGATGATCTTGCCCGTCTGACAGAGAATGTGTCGCCCGAAGAGGGGGCCCTTCTTTCGCGGTTGTTCAAACACCCGGACATGCGCACAGGCCGATCAGGCATTGAGCGGTCCGCCGAGCGCTGGCTACGCGGCGAGCCGGGGTTCCGCCGGCTTGAGACGAACGCGGCCGGCCGTGTCATCCGCGAGCTTGAAAGCGAAGACCTGTCGCCCACACCGGGCAAGGATATCGGCCTGACGGTTGATGCTGAACTACAGCGCGCGGCGATTGATCGCTTCGGCGATGAGAGCGGCGCGGCAGTTGTGCTGGATATCGAGTCTGGCGAGATCCTGGCCTTTGTGTCCACGCCGGCCTTTGACCCGAATGACTTCGTCAACGGCATCTCCTATGCGGACTACAACGCCCTGCGGGAGAATGACCGTTCCCCGCTCTATCACAAGGCCTATGATGGCACCTATCCGCCGGGTTCAACCTTCAAGATGGTCGTTGCGACTGCGGCGCTTGAGGCGGGGATCGACCCCAACCAGCGCATCCATTGCAACCGCTATTACCGCTTCGGCAATCGTACCTGGCACTGCTGGAAGCCGGGAGGCCATGGCTCTGTCGATATGCATTGGGCGATCAAGGGCAGTTGCGACGTTTACTTCTATGACATTGCGCGCCGCGTCGGCGTCGAAAAGATCGCTGAGGTCTCTCGCAAATTTGGCTTCGGCCAGGTCTGGGATCTGGGTCTGACGGGCGGCCGCGGGGGCACGGTTCCCGATGATGCCTGGAAGCGCCGCGCGCTTGGCGAGCCCTGGTATGAAGGCGAAACGCTGAACTACGGTATCGGCCAGGGCTATCTATCAACCAGCCCGCTGCAGCTTGCCTTGATGACCGCGCGCATTGCAGGGCGCGGACGTATCATCGAGCCTTACATCATCGGCCAGGGCCCAAGACCCGATAAGCCGATCCCGTACGAGGCAAAGCTCGACGAAGAGATGATGGACCGCATGATGGCCGGGATGTATGGCGTGACCTCCGAAGCCGGCGGCACCGCATGGCGGTCTGGCGATCTCGGACTGGGTGGCCCGCGCATGGCCGGCAAGTCGGGGACAGCTCAGGTCCGACGGATTTCAGAGGCTGAGCGCCGCTCCGGGATTCTCAAAGGCGAGGAAATTGCCCGTAAGCTTCGCGACCATGCCCTGTTCGTTGCATATGCCCCGGCTGATAATCCGAAGTACGCGGTCGCCGTTGTCGTCGAGCACGGCGAAAGTGGCTCAGGCGCAGCCGCGCCTTTCGCGCGCGATATCCTTGCGACCGCGATCCGCCGCGATTCCCGGCGCGCCGCGAAGTGGCAACAGACCGCGTCGGTGCCGACGGCCACGACCAGCGGCGGAGGAACTCCCTGA
- a CDS encoding 2-isopropylmalate synthase: protein MTTDKDRILIFDTTMRDGEQSPGASMTHAEKLDLAELLETMGVDIIEAGFPASSQGDFEAVREIARRSRSSVITGLARSTPGDIDRCGEAVRHAARPRIHTFISTSPVHMKHKLQMGPNAVLEAVGRSVAQARNLVDDVEWSAEDATRTEFDFLCKCIDAAIVAGATTINVPDTVGYTHPDEYGGLIRSLRETIPNSDKVIWSTHCHNDLGLAVANSIAGASNGARQIECTINGLGERAGNASLEEVVMAFKVRGDSLPFETGVDSTRLARASQMVSRITGFPVQYNKAIVGKNAFAHESGIHQDGMLKNTETYEIMKPEDVGVSKSSLVMGKLSGRNAFRDKLASLGYELDKDGLNAAFRRFKDLADRKKHVFDDDILALVDDQLSAMGERVSFKSLRVIAGSEGPQTADLSVVIDGDEKSASCTGNGPVDAVFNAIRSIIDHGAKLDLFQVHAVTGGTDAQAEVSVRLKEEGFMAVGRASDPDTLVASAKAYIHALNKLEARRLKQLAA from the coding sequence ATGACGACAGACAAAGACAGAATCCTCATTTTTGACACCACGATGCGTGACGGCGAACAGTCTCCCGGCGCCTCCATGACACATGCCGAAAAGCTCGACCTTGCCGAACTGCTCGAAACGATGGGCGTCGATATCATCGAAGCCGGGTTTCCAGCCTCATCCCAGGGGGATTTCGAGGCCGTTCGCGAAATAGCGCGCCGCTCGCGCTCATCGGTGATTACCGGCCTGGCTCGCTCAACGCCCGGCGATATTGATCGCTGCGGCGAAGCTGTCCGCCATGCTGCGCGGCCACGCATCCATACATTTATCTCGACCAGCCCGGTCCACATGAAGCACAAGCTCCAGATGGGGCCGAACGCGGTGCTGGAAGCGGTGGGCCGCTCGGTCGCACAGGCGCGCAACCTCGTCGACGATGTTGAGTGGAGCGCTGAGGACGCGACCCGCACCGAGTTTGATTTTCTCTGCAAGTGCATCGACGCCGCCATCGTGGCCGGCGCGACGACGATCAACGTGCCCGACACGGTCGGCTACACGCATCCGGATGAATATGGCGGGCTGATCCGCAGCCTTCGGGAGACGATTCCGAATTCCGACAAGGTGATCTGGTCGACCCATTGCCACAATGATCTCGGACTGGCCGTTGCAAACTCCATCGCCGGGGCGAGCAATGGCGCGCGTCAGATCGAGTGTACGATCAATGGTCTGGGTGAGCGCGCCGGCAATGCCTCGCTGGAAGAGGTCGTCATGGCTTTCAAGGTGCGCGGTGACAGCCTGCCATTTGAAACCGGCGTCGATTCGACCCGTCTTGCGCGGGCGAGCCAGATGGTCAGCCGCATCACCGGTTTCCCCGTTCAGTACAACAAGGCCATCGTCGGCAAGAATGCGTTCGCTCACGAAAGCGGCATCCACCAGGATGGCATGCTGAAAAATACCGAGACGTATGAGATCATGAAGCCGGAAGATGTCGGCGTCTCGAAAAGCTCCCTCGTTATGGGCAAGCTGTCGGGCCGCAATGCGTTCCGCGACAAGCTCGCCAGCCTCGGCTATGAGCTGGACAAGGATGGCCTGAACGCTGCCTTCCGCCGCTTCAAGGATCTCGCAGACCGCAAGAAACACGTGTTCGATGATGACATCCTGGCGCTTGTTGATGACCAGCTGTCTGCCATGGGCGAGCGGGTATCGTTCAAGAGCCTGCGCGTCATTGCCGGCTCTGAAGGCCCGCAGACGGCAGATCTCAGCGTCGTGATCGATGGGGATGAGAAGTCAGCTAGCTGCACGGGTAATGGCCCGGTCGATGCGGTCTTCAATGCGATCCGTTCGATCATTGATCACGGGGCAAAGCTTGACCTCTTTCAGGTTCACGCGGTCACAGGTGGCACGGATGCACAGGCTGAAGTCAGCGTCCGCCTGAAGGAAGAGGGCTTCATGGCCGTCGGCCGCGCCTCGGACCCTGATACGCTTGTCGCGAGCGCCAAAGCTTACATCCATGCGCTCAACAAGCTTGAGGCCCGTCGCCTGAAGCAACTGGCGGCCTGA
- the mreC gene encoding rod shape-determining protein MreC: protein MARMLGKRLKGRPVRRYALFISLAGLFAILLLQTSPRLRAMIDPARTVAADQLASSARPGLWAQITGKAARDERIRELESEVRELTRYRSVAISMAARLEAYEDMLNIMGEPPVRGVTARITTETNGPFREAILVNAGSLQGVEDGAYAENEGGLVGRVVQLGERSARVLLVTDFNSRVPVMGEASGMRAILFGDRDDLGTLTDLPERGSFILGERVLTSGEGGIFPRGIVVGEVVERSGDLRVAFGMTRGRGGFVRLMPSMKIPTPEELPTEIEAVDAEEEGETGAAEEGEAAAADPGAL from the coding sequence ATGGCCCGTATGCTTGGAAAGCGTTTAAAAGGCCGCCCAGTGAGGCGCTACGCCCTGTTCATTAGCTTGGCAGGGCTTTTTGCGATTCTTCTCCTGCAAACCTCTCCCCGCCTGCGCGCGATGATTGACCCGGCGCGCACAGTGGCCGCCGATCAGCTGGCGAGTTCTGCGCGCCCCGGGCTTTGGGCGCAGATCACCGGCAAGGCCGCCCGCGATGAGCGCATCCGCGAATTGGAATCCGAAGTGCGCGAGCTGACACGCTATCGCTCTGTCGCGATTTCCATGGCCGCCCGCCTCGAAGCCTATGAAGACATGCTGAACATAATGGGTGAGCCGCCAGTTCGCGGCGTCACTGCCCGTATCACGACAGAAACCAACGGACCGTTCCGCGAAGCCATTCTCGTCAATGCCGGCAGTCTACAAGGCGTTGAAGATGGCGCTTATGCTGAAAATGAAGGCGGTCTTGTTGGACGTGTCGTCCAGCTCGGCGAACGATCTGCGCGCGTGCTTCTGGTTACTGATTTCAACTCGCGTGTGCCGGTGATGGGCGAAGCGAGCGGCATGCGGGCGATCCTGTTCGGGGACCGAGATGATCTTGGTACGCTGACGGATCTGCCTGAACGCGGCAGCTTCATTCTCGGTGAGCGCGTGCTGACCTCTGGCGAGGGCGGCATATTTCCGCGCGGGATTGTTGTTGGCGAGGTCGTTGAGCGCAGCGGTGACCTGCGCGTGGCTTTTGGCATGACGCGTGGACGAGGCGGGTTCGTGCGATTGATGCCCAGCATGAAAATCCCGACGCCTGAAGAACTCCCGACTGAGATTGAGGCTGTCGACGCCGAAGAAGAGGGCGAAACAGGCGCCGCCGAAGAGGGTGAGGCTGCCGCGGCAGATCCGGGGGCGCTTTGA
- a CDS encoding rod shape-determining protein, translating into MIGSLLGMLSTDMAIDLGTANTLVYVKGQGIKLDEPSVVAYMNQGGRKVVYAVGNQAKQMLGKTPLNMEAIRPMRDGVIADFEVAEEMIKHFIRKVHNRRAFVSPLIIICVPSSATNVERRAIHQSALAAGARDVQLIEEPMAAAIGAGLPIEEPAGSMVVDIGGGTTEVAVLSLGGIVYSRSVRVGGDKMDHAIMSYLRKSQQIMIGEMSAERIKKEIASAKAPESGDGLTVTVRGRGTIDGVPNEVEVNEAMMAEALADPVAEIVDAIRLALEAMAPELAADIVDRGIVLTGGGALLRNLDVVIREQAKLPVMIADDPLKCVAQGCGYVLENLVRMKNVLSPEV; encoded by the coding sequence ATGATCGGTAGCCTCCTCGGCATGCTCTCTACGGACATGGCCATTGACCTCGGCACAGCGAACACGCTCGTCTATGTAAAAGGCCAGGGTATCAAGCTCGATGAGCCATCGGTCGTTGCGTACATGAATCAGGGCGGCCGCAAGGTGGTTTACGCGGTCGGTAACCAGGCCAAGCAGATGCTCGGCAAGACCCCTCTGAACATGGAAGCTATCCGCCCGATGCGCGATGGCGTGATCGCGGACTTCGAAGTCGCCGAAGAAATGATCAAGCACTTCATTCGCAAAGTGCACAATCGCCGGGCCTTCGTTTCGCCGCTGATCATCATCTGTGTGCCAAGCTCAGCAACGAACGTTGAGCGCCGCGCGATCCACCAGTCGGCGCTTGCCGCAGGCGCGCGGGATGTCCAGCTGATCGAAGAGCCAATGGCGGCCGCGATCGGCGCTGGCCTCCCGATTGAAGAGCCAGCCGGCTCGATGGTCGTCGATATTGGCGGCGGTACGACTGAGGTCGCCGTCCTGTCGCTCGGCGGTATTGTCTATTCCCGCTCGGTCCGGGTTGGCGGTGACAAGATGGACCACGCCATCATGAGCTATCTGCGCAAGTCGCAGCAGATCATGATCGGTGAGATGTCGGCAGAGCGTATCAAGAAAGAGATCGCTTCGGCGAAAGCGCCAGAGAGCGGCGACGGCTTGACCGTAACCGTTCGTGGCCGCGGCACGATTGATGGCGTTCCAAACGAAGTTGAAGTCAACGAAGCCATGATGGCCGAAGCGCTGGCTGATCCGGTCGCAGAGATTGTCGATGCGATCCGGCTTGCCCTCGAAGCGATGGCGCCAGAGCTGGCCGCTGACATCGTTGACCGCGGCATTGTTCTGACAGGCGGCGGTGCGTTGCTGCGCAATCTCGACGTTGTCATCCGTGAGCAAGCCAAGCTGCCAGTGATGATTGCCGATGACCCGCTCAAATGCGTCGCGCAGGGCTGTGGCTATGTGCTTGAGAATCTGGTGCGCATGAAAAACGTGCTCTCGCCGGAAGTCTGA